AATTTTGGCCCGTTTTTCTCGCCCAGACATAGTTTTCGGCCCGCGCCAATAGACTGGTAGTAGAGCCGGAACTGTATGGAGTGATTGGACATGGCACGCATCTATCGGATTCGCGACACCCAGCGTTTTATTTTTCTGCCGCTTTTGTTCCCGTTGATCCCGCTGCTGTTGCAATGGATGCGCCCGGGCAATGCCTGGGTGTTTGTTGCCGTGGTGGCGGTCTATGTGCTGTTCACCTTTCGGGTGCTGTTTCAGATCCGCGAGCTGGAGGTCGGCGAGGAGGAGATCCGCATCGACCGGGGACGCTGGCAACAGGTGTTTTCGCATGAGCAGATCTATGAGATCTTCCTGACCAAAAACAACGTTGTGCAGTTGCGCGTCGGCGAGCACAACCGATACCTTCGCGTGTACGCGGCCGACTACTGGGAAGCGATGAGCGCCTTGCAGCGCTTTGCCTGGCGCCATGCGATCCCGCTGACCGACAAGCGGCCCCGACGAATGAAAGAGCCGAGGAGGGACGTTTCATGATGCTCTGCGACTATCTGCGGACGCTGCCGCCGTCCCATCTCTACGACCTGTACGAGACCTTATACCTCCCGCAGACCAAAGTGACCCTGAGCGAAGCCGAGCTGTGCGAGCAGATCGTGACCTACTGGGACGACCCGGCGCACTGGGATCGGTTCGTCCGCGCGCTCTCCCCTTTCGAGCGCCGCGCGATGACCCGCCTCGCCCTGCACGAGCGCTGCCCGATCGACGCCTTCATGGAAGAGGCCGCCTCGCTCGGCCTGCTCATCCTCTATCGCGAGCAGAACCGCTACGAGATGCCCGATGATGTCCGCGTGCAGCTCTTAGCGCGGCTCCCCTCTCTCGGCGACCTGCTCGGTGCCCACGAGCCGGGCGATGCGGACGGGACGGCGCCGGTGTAAGCGCATGAAAAAAAGCCCTTCGTGTGAAGGGCTTTTCGTTGTGCCTTTACTCCCCGGCGAGCAAGATGTAGCGGGCCAGGGCGAGCAGGGCGATCACCCACATCAGCCAGTGGATGCTGACCTTTTGGTCGGCATCTTTGGTGAAGAGGTTGCGAACCACGTTCAGGACGACGTAGAAGATGATCCCGATCGAGATGCCGTTGGCGATGGAGTAGGTGAACGGCATCAGCGCGATGGTCAGGAACGCCGGCATCGCGATGCCGAAGTCGTCCCACTTGATGTGACGGACGGAGCTCATCATCAGCACGCCGACCACGATCAGCGCCGGTGCGGTCGCCGCATCCGGAATCACTTGTACGAACGGCGCCAGCAGCACGACAGACAGCAGGAACAGAATCCCCGTCGTCACGGCGGTCAGGCCGGTGCGGCCGCCCGACTCGATCCCAGCTGCCGACTCGACATATGCGGTCATCGGCGTAACCCCGAGCAGGGCGCCGATCGAAACGCCGGAACCGTCAACGAACATCGCGCGGCCAAGGCGCTTCTCGCCGTCCGGGCGGTTGAGCAGACCTGCGCGGTTCGCAGTGCCGACCAAAGTGCCAAAAGAGTCAAACAGTGTGACGAATACGAAGATGATGACAACTTCCCAGAAGATCCCGCTGCTAAGCATCGAGAAGTCGAGCTTGAACAGGGCCAGCTCGCCAAAGTTCGGCAGGAACGTCGGGTTGCTCAAGGACGACGTGTTGGTGACGCCAAGCGGAATCCCGATCAACGTGGTGAGGATGATCCCGATCAGCAGTGCGCCACGCACGCGCAGGGTGGTCAAGATCCCCGCGATCAGCAGACCGATCAAGGTCAGCGCCGCCACTTTGTTGGCGATGAAGTCGGTCAGGCCGATGTTCCATTCGAAGAACAGCAGGTTGACGACCGGCGCGCCCGCTTTGATCGCTTCTGCAGACGGACCGCCGACAAACGTAACGGTGGTGACTTGGCCCAGTTTCAGGCCGATCAGGGTGATGAACAAGCCGATCCCGACGGTGATCGCATATTTCAGCGAATCGGGCAGCGCTTTGACCAGCAATTGGCGGAACCCGGTCACCGTCAGCAAGATAAAGATAAGACCGGCGACAAAAACGGCACCGAGCGCCACTTGCCAGGTCATCACGCCGCCGTTAGCGGCTGCGACGACTGCGAAATACGCGTTCAGACCCATTCCCGGCGCCAAACCAACCGGGAAGTTAACGAACAGACCCATCATCAACGTCACAATGCCGGCGCCGACCGCCGTCGCGAAGAAGACGGCCCCCTCCGACATGCCCGTGCCTTTCAAGATGGCCGGGTTCAAAAACAGAATGTAAGCCATCGTGACGAAGGTGGTGATCCCCGCGATAATCTCTGTGCGCGGGTTGGTGCCAAACTCGCCTAGTTTAAAAAGACGTTCCAACATCGCAAATGCTCCCCCTTTTTCCCCTCTGATTCTGCTCTGTTATTCCCACTCGATCGTCGCCGGCGGCTTCGACGTGATGTCGTACACCACGCGGTTGACGTCGCGCACTTCGTTGACCAGCCTTACAGACAGGCGCTCCAGCACATCAAACGGAATGCGTGCCCAGTCGGCCGTCATGCCGTCGCTCGAGGTGACGGCGCGGATGGCGATCGTGTACGCATACGTGCGCTCATCGCCCATTACACCGACGGAGCGAACGTCCGGCAGCACCGCGAAGTATTGCCAGATCTCACGGTCGAGACCGGAGCGGCGAATCTCGTCGCGGACGACAAAGTCGGCGTCTTGCAAAATCTCCAGCTTGTCGGACGTCACGTCGCCGATGATGCGGATCGCCAGACCCGGACCTGGGAACGGTTGACGCCAGACGATCTCGTCTTTGATGCCAAGCTCGGTGCCGGCAGCGCGCACTTCGTCTTTGAACAGCGCGTTCAGCGGCTCGACGAGTTCGAACTGCATGTCCTCCGGCAGGCCGCCGACGTTGTGGTGCGACTTGATCGTCGCCGCCGTCGCCGTGCCCGACTCGATGATGTCGGTGTACAAGGTGCCTTGCGCCAGGAAGTCGAAGTGGCCGAGCCCTTTGGACTCTTCTTCAAAGACGCGGATGAACTCTTCGCCGATGATCTTGCGCTTGCGCTCCGGATCGGATACGCCTTCCAGACGGCCGAGGAAGCGGTCGCGGGCGTCGATCTTGACGACGTTCATCTTGAACTCGCCGGCGAACATCTCCATCACTTGCTCCGCTTCGTTCTTGCGCAGCAGGCCGTGGTCGACGAACATGCAGGTCAGGTTGTCCCCGATCGCGCGGTGCACCAGCACGGCCGCCACGGAGGAATCCACGCCGCCGGACAGCGCGCAGAGCACTTTTTTGTCACCGACTTGCGCTTTGATCTTGAGGATCGCTTCTTCCACAAACGAGGCGGATGTCCAGGAGCCGCCCGCTTCGCACACGTCGTACAGGAAGTGCTTCAGCTGCTCTTGCCCAAACTCGCTGTGGTTGACTTCGAGGTGGTACTGCACCGCATACAGCTTGCGGGACGCATCGCTCATCGCCGCCACCGGGCAGGTGGTCGTCGTCGCGTCGACGCGGAAGCCGGCCGGCACCGACACCACTTTGTCGGAGTGGCTCATCCAGACCTGCTGCGCAGCGGGTTGGCCGCTGAACATCACGTTGTCGCTCTGCACGTCGATCATCGACTTGCCGTACTCGCGCACGTCGGCGCGCTCGACTTTCGCTTCAAAATGGTGCGCCATCAGCTGCATGCCGTAGCAGATGCCGAGGATCGGCACGCCCAGTTCGAAGATCGCAGGGTCGACTTTCGGCGCGCCTTCCGCATAGACGGAGTTCGGGCCGCCGGAGAAGACGATCCCTTTCAGGTTCAGTTTCTTCAGCTCTTCTGCAGTCGTCTGGAACGGCATCAGCTCCGAGTAGACGTTCAGTTCGCGAATTCGGCGGGTGATCAGTTGGTTGTACTGACCCCCAAAGTCAAGCACGACGACGATCTCTTTGTTTTCCATCATCAGATACGCTCCCGTCCCTCTAAGTTGTAAAAAATGAAAAAAGCACCCTGACTTTCCTCAAACACCTTTAGTATGGAAAAACCATACGCAAGGCATACGAGGAGAACAGGGTGCTCGAATGGCTGGCACGATGTCGAATCCTCGTAGT
The window above is part of the Tumebacillus sp. BK434 genome. Proteins encoded here:
- a CDS encoding NCS2 family permease, with amino-acid sequence MERLFKLGEFGTNPRTEIIAGITTFVTMAYILFLNPAILKGTGMSEGAVFFATAVGAGIVTLMMGLFVNFPVGLAPGMGLNAYFAVVAAANGGVMTWQVALGAVFVAGLIFILLTVTGFRQLLVKALPDSLKYAITVGIGLFITLIGLKLGQVTTVTFVGGPSAEAIKAGAPVVNLLFFEWNIGLTDFIANKVAALTLIGLLIAGILTTLRVRGALLIGIILTTLIGIPLGVTNTSSLSNPTFLPNFGELALFKLDFSMLSSGIFWEVVIIFVFVTLFDSFGTLVGTANRAGLLNRPDGEKRLGRAMFVDGSGVSIGALLGVTPMTAYVESAAGIESGGRTGLTAVTTGILFLLSVVLLAPFVQVIPDAATAPALIVVGVLMMSSVRHIKWDDFGIAMPAFLTIALMPFTYSIANGISIGIIFYVVLNVVRNLFTKDADQKVSIHWLMWVIALLALARYILLAGE
- the guaA gene encoding glutamine-hydrolyzing GMP synthase, with translation MENKEIVVVLDFGGQYNQLITRRIRELNVYSELMPFQTTAEELKKLNLKGIVFSGGPNSVYAEGAPKVDPAIFELGVPILGICYGMQLMAHHFEAKVERADVREYGKSMIDVQSDNVMFSGQPAAQQVWMSHSDKVVSVPAGFRVDATTTTCPVAAMSDASRKLYAVQYHLEVNHSEFGQEQLKHFLYDVCEAGGSWTSASFVEEAILKIKAQVGDKKVLCALSGGVDSSVAAVLVHRAIGDNLTCMFVDHGLLRKNEAEQVMEMFAGEFKMNVVKIDARDRFLGRLEGVSDPERKRKIIGEEFIRVFEEESKGLGHFDFLAQGTLYTDIIESGTATAATIKSHHNVGGLPEDMQFELVEPLNALFKDEVRAAGTELGIKDEIVWRQPFPGPGLAIRIIGDVTSDKLEILQDADFVVRDEIRRSGLDREIWQYFAVLPDVRSVGVMGDERTYAYTIAIRAVTSSDGMTADWARIPFDVLERLSVRLVNEVRDVNRVVYDITSKPPATIEWE